One Aliidongia dinghuensis DNA segment encodes these proteins:
- a CDS encoding GlxA family transcriptional regulator, whose product MTSRRIGFLLLPGFSMVTLGAAADLLNVAGGLAGPSLYTCHTVGIDNTPVRASTGMIVVPELAIERASDFFCILVVSNIEFAEFYDERAATWLRTQARSGSRIGSLGSGAVFTAKTGLLDGYRCTTHWRLFAEFSRRFPAVMLTRGLFAIDRDRVSCAGGTAVLDLILALIAQDHGYELAAEAAELMLHTRIRPSTESQRMAVQWRFNLTDKRLVRAIMLMEDMLEKPASLPELANAAGMSNRQFQRRFGAELGQSPARFYLQLRLKHAQMLLQQSTGSILDVALECGFADPSHFTRQYRLQFGETPGQVRRRSGPRHAVASPFAPAA is encoded by the coding sequence ATGACGTCGAGGCGGATAGGCTTCTTGCTGCTTCCAGGCTTCTCGATGGTGACCCTGGGCGCTGCAGCTGATTTGCTGAATGTGGCAGGGGGGCTGGCCGGGCCATCGCTCTATACCTGTCACACCGTCGGCATCGACAATACTCCCGTCCGGGCCAGTACCGGCATGATTGTCGTGCCGGAGCTTGCGATTGAGCGGGCGTCGGATTTCTTCTGCATTCTCGTCGTGTCGAACATCGAGTTCGCAGAATTCTATGATGAACGGGCCGCTACTTGGCTCCGCACGCAGGCCCGAAGCGGCAGCCGGATCGGCTCGCTCGGATCCGGGGCCGTCTTCACGGCGAAAACCGGATTACTGGACGGCTATCGCTGTACGACGCATTGGCGGCTCTTCGCCGAATTCTCGCGACGGTTCCCGGCGGTGATGCTGACGCGCGGGCTCTTCGCCATTGATCGGGATCGTGTGAGCTGCGCCGGCGGCACGGCGGTCCTCGATCTGATCCTCGCCCTCATCGCGCAGGATCACGGCTACGAACTGGCGGCCGAGGCGGCGGAGCTGATGCTCCATACGCGCATCCGGCCCTCGACCGAAAGCCAGCGCATGGCGGTGCAATGGCGGTTCAACCTGACCGACAAAAGGCTCGTGCGCGCGATCATGCTGATGGAGGACATGCTCGAGAAGCCGGCTTCGCTGCCGGAACTCGCAAACGCCGCCGGCATGTCGAACCGGCAGTTCCAGCGGCGCTTCGGCGCCGAGCTCGGCCAATCGCCCGCGCGCTTCTATCTGCAGCTTCGCCTGAAGCACGCGCAGATGCTGCTCCAACAGTCGACCGGATCGATCCTCGACGTGGCGCTGGAGTGCGGATTCGCCGATCCGTCGCACTTTACGCGGCAGTACCGTCTGCAGTTCGGTGAGACGCCAGGACAGGTCCGCCGGAGATCCGGGCCTCGTCACGCTGTGGCCTCGCCTTTCGCGCCTGCAGCGTAA
- a CDS encoding phasin family protein — MTNPTFKGFDDIAAFGQANFDALIQSSALCAKAVEEFSREIAGVVRSSIDAGADATRAALAAKTVKDVVDVQTGFTKTSLDAIVANWARFGTLGVKLATDAASPLTARADAMAAFVAPFGR; from the coding sequence ATGACGAATCCGACCTTCAAGGGCTTTGACGATATCGCTGCCTTCGGACAGGCGAATTTCGACGCGCTGATCCAGTCCAGTGCCCTTTGCGCTAAGGCCGTCGAAGAATTCTCCAGGGAAATTGCGGGCGTCGTCCGCAGCTCGATCGACGCCGGCGCCGATGCCACTCGGGCGGCGCTTGCGGCAAAGACGGTCAAGGACGTGGTGGACGTGCAGACGGGTTTCACCAAGACGTCGCTCGATGCGATCGTCGCCAACTGGGCGCGGTTCGGCACGTTGGGCGTGAAGCTCGCGACCGACGCAGCGTCTCCGCTCACGGCCCGTGCTGACGCTATGGCGGCGTTCGTCGCACCGTTTGGACGCTAG
- a CDS encoding helix-turn-helix domain-containing protein — translation MGDHVTTENLLGTYQKDRRRTPGPRREEVAQRANISPTWYTWLEQGRGGTAPRGKPEGPYRLFLERTGRKI, via the coding sequence ATGGGCGACCACGTCACGACCGAGAACCTGCTCGGGACCTATCAGAAGGACCGTCGCCGTACCCCCGGCCCGCGTCGCGAGGAAGTGGCGCAGCGCGCGAACATCAGCCCGACCTGGTACACGTGGCTCGAACAAGGCCGCGGCGGTACGGCCCCTCGGGGCAAACCCGAGGGGCCGTACCGCCTGTTCCTGGAAAGAACCGGCCGAAAGATCTAG